CTCGCGCTCGCCGGGGCGGGCGCCCCCGCGCACACGCTGCGGGCCCTCGCCGCCGCGCTGGCCGAGCGGCAGAACCCGGACGGGGGCTGGGGGTTCGACCGGGGCGTCGGGCAGAGCGACGTCGACGACACCGCGTACTGCGTGGAGTTCCTGCGGGCCTCGGCCCCGGAGCGGTACGGGACCGCGGTGGCGGCGGGCGCGCGGTACCTCCTCGACCGGCAGGGCGGCGACGGCGGCTTCCCGACGTTCGAGCGGGGCACCGCCTCCGAGGTGGCGATAACGGCGGCCGCCGTGAACGCGCTGGCCCCCGAGCCCGGCCACCGGCCGGCGGTGGAGGCCGCGGTCCGGTTCGTCCTGGCGCGCCAGGAGGGCGCCGGGGCGTTCGAGCGGAGCTGGAGCCTGAACGAGAGCAACGCCCTGTTCCGCACCGTCCTCGCGTACGACTCCTTCCGCGCCGCGGCCCCGCCCGGGCACGCCCTGGAGGCGGGGGTCGCGCGGGCGCGGGCGCGGGCCGTCGCCCGGCTCGTCGAGACGCAGAACGCCGACGGCGGCTGGGGGCACGTGCCGTCCGACCCGAGCGACCCGATCAGCACCGCGTACGCGCTGATCGCCGTCTCCCGGGACCAGGACGGGCCGTCCGTGCCGTGCGCGCCGAGCGCCCGGGGGGCGACGGAGCGCGCGGTGCGCCACCTCCTGGAGCGGCAGCGGCCGGACGGCGGCTTCGTCTCCCGCCCGGACCAGGCGGGGCCGCGGCCCCTCGCGTACCACGTACCGCTCCTGACGGACGTCTGCGTCCTGCTCGGCCTCAACCACGCGCGCGCGGGCGACCCGCGCGCCTCCCCTTCCCTCCAAGGAACGTCACGCCCTCGACGAAGGGGGCGACCGGGCCGCTAGGAGCGTCCGGCAGGAGCCAGGCGCAGGAGTCAGGAGCAGGCGTTCAGGTCGTCCGGGTCGACGGCGTCGAGGCGGGCGGCCAGCGCGTCGAGCCGTTCCCGCAGGTCGCGGATGTCCTCCAGCGGGAGTCCGGTCGCGGCGGCGATGCGGCGCGGGACGCCGAGCGCCTGCTCACGGAGCGCGGTCCCGTCGCCGGTCGGCCGTACGGTGACGGACCGCTCGTCCTCGGGGCTGCGGCGGCGCTCGACGTATCCGGCCGCTTCGAGCCGCTTGAGCAGCGGCGACAGGGTCCCGGAGTCGAGCCGCAGCCGCTCGCCGATCCCCTTCACCGGCAGCTCGCCGTGCTCCCAGAGGACGAGCATCACGAGGTACTGGGGGTAGGTGAGCCCGAGCTCCTTGAGGGCCTCGCGGTAGACGCCGTTGAAGGCGCGGGTCGCCGCGTGCAGCGAGAAGCAGATCTGGTGGTCGAGCCGGAGGAATTCCGCGTCCGGGACGGTGTCGAGCGTCTCCATGGCTCCAGGGTACGCGAGGACCTTCACGCACTATTCAGTTGTGCACAACTGAATAGTGCGCTATCAATAGAGACAGAAGGGCACCACATCCCGAGGACAGGAACGGAAGAACCATGAACGCGCTCTACACCGCCGTCGCCACCGCCAACGGCCGCGAAGGCCGGGCCGTCAGCTCCGACGGCCACATCGACCTCCCGCTCGCCCACCCCCAGGCCCTCGGCGGCAACGGGCAGGGCACCAACCCCGAGCAGCTCTTCGCCGCCGGGTACGCGGCCTGCTTCGCCAGCGCGATGGGGGTCGTGGCGCGCCAGGAGAAGATCGACGTCTCCGACGCCTCGATCACGGCCGAGGTCACCATCGGCAAGGACGAGACCGACGGCGGCTTCGGCCTCGCGGTCGTGATGCGCGCCGAGTTCCCGGACCACCTCCAAGGCGAGCCGGGCCGCGAGCTCCTGGAGAAGACCCACGCGTTCTGCCCGTACTCCAAGGCCACCCGCGGCAACATCCGGGTCGAGCTCGTCGTCGAGTAGTCGAGTAGTCGAGATGGTCGAGTAGTCGACGACGAGCTCGTCACGCGCGTTCGGAGCCGCGGGGCGTCCTGTCGGTCAGGCCGGATCAGGGCGTCGCGAGCCCGGGCCGACCGACAAGGCACCTCCCAGCACCTGCACCACGTTCCAGCAGCTCGACCGGCATCGGAAGAAGGCGAGCTGCAGCAGTCGGCGACTGGTCACGCGGGCACCTTGGCCGTCCGCTCGCGGACCCACTGGACGACCCGCTCGATCGGCGTCCCCGGGGTGAAGAGTGCCGCCACTCCCTGCTCAAGGAGCAGTTCGACGTCCGCGTCCGGGATGATGCCGCCGCCGAACACGGTGATGTCGGCGGCGTCGCGCTCGCGCAGCAGCTCGATGACGCGCGGGAAGAGGGTGAGGTGCGCGCCCGACAGGATGGACATGCCGATGGCGTCGACGTCCTCCTGGATGGCGGCGTGCACGACCTGCTCGGGCGTCTGGTGGAGACCGGTGTAGATGACCTCCATGCCGGCGTCGCGCAGCGCCCGCGCGATCACCTTGGCTCCGCGGTCGTGGCCGTCGAGCCCGGGTTTGGCCACCAGGATGCGGGGCGGGGTGTCCACTGTGCTGCTCCTTCGTTCCGTCGGGGGCGTTCCATGGGGGAGTTCCACGGGGGTGCGTCAGTAGGCGTCGGCGGGGACGTAGGTGCCCCACACCTCACGCAGCGCGTTGCAGACCTCGCCGATGGTGGCGCGGGCCTCCAGCGCCTCCTTCATCGGGTAGAGGAGGTTGTCCTCGCCCTCGGCCGCCTTCTTGACCAGGGCGAGGGCGTCGTCGACCCGGGACTGCTCGCGCCAGGCCCGCAGCTTGCAGAGCCGCTCCGCCTGCTGGGCCTCGATGGCCGGGTCGACGCGCAGGGGCTCGTACGACTCCTCCGCGTCCAGCTTGAAGCGGTTGACGCCGACCACGACGCGCTCGCCGGAGTCGGTCTCCTGAGCGATCCGGTACGCGCTGCGCTCGATCTCGGCCTTCTGGAAGCCGTGCTCGATCGCGGCGACCGCGCCGCCCAGTTCGTCGATCTTCCCCATGAGCTCGACCGTGAGCGCCTCGACCTCGTCGGTCATCTTCTCGACGACGTACGAGCCGGCGAACGGGTCCACGGTGGCCGTCACGTCCGTCTCGTAGGCGAGGACCTGCTGGGTACGGAGCGCCAGGCGGGCGGACTTGTCGGTCGGCAGCGCGAGGGCCTCGTCGAACGAGTTCGTGTGCAGCGACTGCGTACCGCCGAGGACGGCCGCGAGGCCCTGGACCGCGACGCGGACGAGGTTGACCTCGGGCTGCTGGGCGGTGAGCTGCACGCCCGCCGTCTGCGTGTGGAACCGCAGCATCATCGACTTCGGGTTCTTCGCGCCGAACTCGTCCCGCATCACCCGCGCCCAGATCCGGCGGGCCG
Above is a genomic segment from Streptomyces sp. NBC_00094 containing:
- a CDS encoding cobalamin B12-binding domain-containing protein, with product MDTPPRILVAKPGLDGHDRGAKVIARALRDAGMEVIYTGLHQTPEQVVHAAIQEDVDAIGMSILSGAHLTLFPRVIELLRERDAADITVFGGGIIPDADVELLLEQGVAALFTPGTPIERVVQWVRERTAKVPA
- a CDS encoding prenyltransferase/squalene oxidase repeat-containing protein; this translates as MSTSCALPLRGASLAVPGAPPVSAPPTGPPRPGRPGLDRARARLATRLVAAAGPDGLLRAPCDSRILESALALRLLTVTGVDPDAQERLTRFLKIAVDEGSPDPVQEAAARAALGEYVDGRAALNRLLGGFDHFTAGRKRLMFRTVLAELGAHPFPELSSPDGPDDPGDVGDVGNIGDVGALFEARGQQRWLITEMAALKTLHAFGTGVPRLVTEDDWRALAPCSLPGPPPYGNHLARILALLALRLRPRYAAAVRARARELRHWLRGDGGLPFITGMDVFATATGGLALAGAGAPAHTLRALAAALAERQNPDGGWGFDRGVGQSDVDDTAYCVEFLRASAPERYGTAVAAGARYLLDRQGGDGGFPTFERGTASEVAITAAAVNALAPEPGHRPAVEAAVRFVLARQEGAGAFERSWSLNESNALFRTVLAYDSFRAAAPPGHALEAGVARARARAVARLVETQNADGGWGHVPSDPSDPISTAYALIAVSRDQDGPSVPCAPSARGATERAVRHLLERQRPDGGFVSRPDQAGPRPLAYHVPLLTDVCVLLGLNHARAGDPRASPSLQGTSRPRRRGRPGR
- a CDS encoding organic hydroperoxide resistance protein — translated: MNALYTAVATANGREGRAVSSDGHIDLPLAHPQALGGNGQGTNPEQLFAAGYAACFASAMGVVARQEKIDVSDASITAEVTIGKDETDGGFGLAVVMRAEFPDHLQGEPGRELLEKTHAFCPYSKATRGNIRVELVVE
- a CDS encoding MarR family winged helix-turn-helix transcriptional regulator, producing the protein METLDTVPDAEFLRLDHQICFSLHAATRAFNGVYREALKELGLTYPQYLVMLVLWEHGELPVKGIGERLRLDSGTLSPLLKRLEAAGYVERRRSPEDERSVTVRPTGDGTALREQALGVPRRIAAATGLPLEDIRDLRERLDALAARLDAVDPDDLNACS